A stretch of DNA from Cryptococcus neoformans var. grubii H99 chromosome 14, complete sequence:
GACAAACGCCACACGTAGAAGACGTGTATAATGCTGAGAACAGTGTGAGGAAATTTTTGACCTCTTTATCTTGAGAACCAGCGCTGAGTCATTACAGAAACGACTGAGGATAGATTCGCCTTTTAAACCACATGCAGCCATACAAGGCCGTAAAGAAACCTTTCATGGGTCAGGCTCTTCTACAGCTGGCCCCTCGAGAAAGAGTTCACACAGTGCTGCCGCAGGAATGGACTCTTTGGCTTCGGTGGCTGTAGCTCATGacccaagaagaaatgTGAGTAACATGCGTTTCAAACGTCTCAAAATTGAGATTTGTGGTACTTACTTGGATGGTATGCGACTGTAGTCTACTAATAACCGACCACCTTATCCATTCGGCTTGACTCCGTTCCGTTATCCGTGCCATAATCTGGATTTACCACCACTTCCGCCCGGTAATCCCAATGATCCAAATTTCAGGCCGTTCGATCCCAGAGCTTTTCACGAAGACAGCGCTGCATCAACTCTCTCTTCGAATGGTACAACCAGCAAGTCGACTCCCATACACACTCCTGTAGATCCAAGCTCATCAGGCACAAGCCGGCAATATGCTTCTGgcaatcatcatcattattCTGCGCAGCCTCATCATTATAGGGGTGATTATCGGGCGAGTCAGGCAGAGCTGGAGGCCAATGCTCATGCGGCTTATGAGTCCATATCGGCACTATTATCTGCTTCTCAATACCATGGAATGGATGGGCTGGGGGATAATGAGAGGTATGGACCTGATTAGGGTGTATAGAAAACAAATTTCCTTGCTTTTTGAGCGAGTCGTTGGGTCGTACGCGCAGAATAATTGTGATCATACTGCACGATGCCACATGGGCTTAGAGTATTTCTTAAGAACTTTATTTAGATAAACCACCATTATGTACATTGCATCGATAATTATGGTTGATCAAGCCAGCAGGCAAAGGGATGGCACTGCAACAGGAGATGATTGTAAGAAGTAAGCGAATGAGAAAAAGGCAGCACAGCAAGAAGGGTACTGTAATAGTATGAGGAGGGTCCATTCCGCACCCTTGATTTTATAAAGCCTATGAAAATCTCCTCATTCCACAAGCAATTAAAAGCTTCGACCACTTATTGGCAAGCATGCATGACGAGAAAAAGTCGTCGAAGCGGCTTTGAAAGAGGTAGACTGATCGAGACGCCAATCcgggggagagagaaatCTGTCCCGTTATTAGTAGTGGTGCCTGCAGACTTAACATTCAATCGCGTTCAGAACGTGTGTacattcttctccaacctctTTCTGTGCTCTTActttcatccatctctgccTAGTTCCCCTCGCCTGCATCTCCTAGTAGGACGTTCCAAGGAGTGCAGAAGTGTGTGGATCAATACATACGACGCAAGCCCATAGACGCACCACCCTCGAGCTCTCACATCAGCGGATCCAAGTTGACTTGAACGATTAGATTACAAACTCTTTCCCGTCTCATCAAGGTTGAACTCCACAGGCCTCTACCCACCCGAGCATCGCTTTATTGTATTTTACGATGTAAGTTTGGTCGTGCGGCCCATACAAGGAGCAGCTGTTGGAGCAGGAGCTAATTCGTTCGGCAGGAATTACGTCCAGCTTGAGAAACTTGGTGAAGGTACTTATGCCACTGTGTACAAAGTGAGTTGCAGCCTCTCATTCAGAGCCCCATCTGTCCTCAATCTAGTTTACTTCGTTCTAACCTTATGTTTGAATACAGGGCCGATCAAGAACGACTTCAGAAATCGTGGCACTCAAGGAGATCCACCTGGATGCGGAAGAGGGGACGCCAAGTACTGCTATCCGAGAGATCAGTCTTATGAAGGGTACGTTTTCTATTCCCTTCATTGGGACGTGAGAGATGGACGTGTTGGTTAACGAGATGGATAGAGCTTAAGCATGTAAACATTGTCCGCCTGCACGATGTTGTTCATACCGAATCTAAGCTTGTCCTCATTTTCGAGGTGAGGCGATATCAACTTTTCTCTGGAGAGTGGAAAGGCTAACAAATGGGAATGCAGTACTGTGAACAGGATTTGAAGAGGTATATGGATATCCACGGTGATCGCGGTGCTTTGGATCTGAACACCGTCAAGAGCTTTACGCATCAGCTTCTTCAGGTTCGTCTACCAACTTCTCTTTTGACTCATTAGTCTGACGGGGGGCCAGGGTATTGCGTTTTGTCATGATCATCGCGTCTTACATCGAGACCTCAAGCCTCAAAACCTGTTGATCAACAAACGAGGAGAATTGAAGATTGGTGATTTCGGTTTGGCGAGGGCGTTTGGTGTGCCAGTGAACACGTTCAGTAATGAAGTATGTCCCTGCTATCTTAATGTTCTGTAGAATGAAACTTGACGAATTTAGGTTGTGACCCTTTGGTACCGTGCACCCGATGTTTTGCTCGGTTCAAGGACGTATAGCACAAGTATTGACATATGGAGTGTCGGATGCATGTACGTCCAGCCCCAAATTGTCGCTCCAGTCTGCTAATTTGCTCCTTTAGATTCGCAGAGATGATTACAGGATACCCTCTCTttagaggaagagataaTGCCGATCAATTGGTGCAGATCATGAAGATTGTTGGCACACCAAGCGATGCCACCATTGCTCAGATCAAATTGAACTCTGTGAGTCAGGATTACTGGTGAGAGGTGAATAACGTGTCCTGACCCTCAACGCAGCCTGAGATTCAAATCAAATCCCCTTTGGCTAAACATGCCAAACAGCCGTTCCAGGCAATTATTCCCCGAGCTCCTAGGGACGGTATGTGTTCTTTATGTGCACTCTCAACCTTTACTAATGTTATAACCCTATAGCCATCAGTCTGCTTgaacatcttcttcaattcgAGCCCACTCGGCGGTATGATGCACACCAAGCTATGACCCACCAATACTTCACCTCTGGCCCTATCGCCCCTCCCACATTGCATGACAACAACCCAGCTGTTTCATCGGCTTCatcccttgcccttcctccaagGGTGGCTGCGCGAGCCAGCCAGGCTTCAGCTGCTGTGCAGGCTCAACAAGCTGCTCAGGCTCAAGCGCAGGCGCAAgcccaagctcaagctcaagctcaagctcagGCGGCACAGAATGCGCAGATAATGgctcaacaacagcaacagcagcagcaacagcagcagcagtatgagatgatgatgggacAGCAGAATATGCAGGGGTATTACGGTAAGTTTTCTCTATTCTGCTTGATTGTGATATAATGTAGGTTATTGACATCATGAGGACAGACCCTCAAGCAGCCGCACAGATGCAAGCCCATCAGCAGGCCCAAGCGCAAGCGCATGCAGCCCAGATGCAGCAAATGGCTCAACAAGGGTACTACATGAACCCTAATGGACAGCATGGGCATCACCATTAAATACTGTTTCTTGAATCATTCTGATGAGAACAGCGGAAAAACAACTAGAATAATGAGGCACATGAAAGATCGTACATGAAAGCGAAAGATAGATAACATTTGGAAATGGGTAATGAGCAGCAACGGATACTGAACTGGAGAATACAGTACAATAAGAGACTATGTCGCGAATACCCTTTGTTATGCATGAACAAATATATTGCGACGAATGTTACAATAATACATTTCCGGAGCTAGATAAGGGTCACATGTCTAGACAAAAGGCTGAATAGCTTGTTTGCAGATTTGATTACGGTCTCAAAGCGCAGTTCCTCTCTCGAAATTGGCTCGAATCCTAAAATATCACGGTTAGCATATATGTGCAAACGGCCAGCCGTAATCGACATACTCTTTGGTGTACTTGTCAAAGTATCGGGAAATTTTCTT
This window harbors:
- a CDS encoding CMGC/CDK/CDK5 protein kinase, variant, giving the protein MNYVQLEKLGEGTYATVYKGRSRTTSEIVALKEIHLDAEEGTPSTAIREISLMKELKHVNIVRLHDVVHTESKLVLIFEYCEQDLKRYMDIHGDRGALDLNTVKSFTHQLLQGIAFCHDHRVLHRDLKPQNLLINKRGELKIGDFGLARAFGVPVNTFSNEVVTLWYRAPDVLLGSRTYSTSIDIWSVGCIFAEMITGYPLFRGRDNADQLVQIMKIVGTPSDATIAQIKLNSPEIQIKSPLAKHAKQPFQAIIPRAPRDAISLLEHLLQFEPTRRYDAHQAMTHQYFTSGPIAPPTLHDNNPAVSSASSLALPPRVAARASQASAAVQAQQAAQAQAQAQAQAQAQAQAQAAQNAQIMAQQQQQQQQQQQQYEMMMGQQNMQGYYDPQAAAQMQAHQQAQAQAHAAQMQQMAQQGYYMNPNGQHGHHH